From the genome of Motilibacter aurantiacus, one region includes:
- a CDS encoding DUF3072 domain-containing protein translates to MSDSSQANESDTGRSEDAQQRSTEKDPSEWVTGGEPATGAQLSYLETLARQAGEEAPQSPEEITKADASREIDRLREEAGQE, encoded by the coding sequence ATGAGCGACAGCAGCCAAGCGAACGAGAGCGACACCGGGCGGTCCGAGGACGCCCAGCAGCGGTCCACGGAGAAGGACCCGAGCGAGTGGGTGACCGGCGGTGAGCCGGCCACCGGTGCCCAGTTGAGCTACCTGGAGACGCTGGCCCGCCAGGCGGGCGAGGAGGCGCCGCAGAGCCCGGAGGAGATCACCAAGGCCGACGCGAGCCGCGAGATCGACCGACTGCGCGAGGAGGCGGGGCAGGAATGA